GAAGAAATCGCGGATATTGTCGGCCGCGTGTTCGGCGAAGCTTTCGGCGCAATCGCCGCCCTGGAACAGGAACGCCTCTCCCTTCGACGCCTTCGCCAGCAGCGCCTTCAGCTTGCGCGCCTCGCCGGCAAAGACGAGCGGCGGAAACGACGCCAGCTGCCGCTCCACATCCGAGAGCGCGGCGATGTCCGGGTAAACCGGCGCCTGTTCGATGGGCTTTGTCCGCCAGGTTTTTGGCGACCAGGGTTCGGAAAGCATGAGTCTCATCCAGTTGGCAGCAATTGCCGAGGCAAATAAACGCGCCGGGTCTTTAACATATATGTGAAGCCGATTGCGACCCGCAATTGGGACGTCCCGGCAGAGGCCGCGCCGCGGAACCAGACAGCCCTGATCAGGGCATCTGCTCCTCGTCCATCAACGCCGGCGCCTCGCCCGGATCGAGCTTCGGCTGCTCGTAGCGCATGGTGCGGGTATGCAGCGTCACCAATTCCTCGGCCGAGGTCGGGTGCACGGCCATCGTGGCGTCGAAATCGGCTTTGGTCGCGCCCATTTTGATAATGATTCCGAGAAGTTGGATCATTTCCCCGGCGTCGCCCGCGATAATATGGACGCCCAGCACGCGGTCGGTCTCGCCATCGACGATGATCTTCATAAAGACCCGATCGCAACTCCCGCACAGCGTCGCCTTGAGCGGCCGGAAGCTCGTCTTGAAAACGTCCACGACCGTATGTTTCAGGCGCGCCTCTTCTTCCGTCATGCCCACAGTGCCGAGTTCCGGCGTCGTGAACACGGCCGTCGGCAGATGCATATGATCGACCGCGCGCGGCTTGCCGCCGAAGACCGTATCGGCAAAGGCGTGCCCTTCGCGGATTGCGACAGGGGTCAGATCGACCCGATTGGTCACATCGCCGACCGCGTAGATCGACGGCACCGACGATTGCGAAAAGGAATCGACGCAAACCGCACCGACCGCGTCGAGCCGGACGCCAGCCCTATCGAGACCGAGACCTTGCGTCGCCGGGCGCCGGCCGATTGCCAGCATCACCTGATCGACTTCAAGGATTTCGCCCTGAGCAAGACTCGCATGGATTGCTTCATCTTTTTTCTCAAGTCTGACAGGCATATCATTGAATTTAAATTCAACTCCTCGCTCAGTTAAACTATCACGTAAAAAGCAGCGCGCGTCCTCGTCGAAGCCGCGCAGGATATTTTCGCCGCGCAAAGCGACGGTGACTTTGCTGCCGAGGCGCTCGAGTAGCGAGGCAAATTCAACCGCAATATAGCCGCCGCCGACGATGAGGATGCGCTTCGGCTGTTCCTTGAGATCAAAAATCTCGTTCGACGTAATCGCCAATTCCCGGCCGGGAATTTCCGGGCCGAGAAAGGGCGCACCGCCGGTCGCGATCAGGATGTAACGCGCCCTGACGGTGCGGTTTTCGGCCAGGATGCGGACTGTATGCGCATCTTCGACGATTGCGCGGCTTTGGACGAACGCAACGCCGGTCTTTTCCAGATTTGCGCGGTAGATCGCCGAAAGCCGGGAAATTTCCTTGTCCTTCGCGGCAATGAGTTTGCCCCAATCGAAGGAGGTTTCCCCGACAGTCCAGCCAAAACCTTCCGCATCGGCAAAGTCATCCGCAAACCGGCTGGCATAGACCATCAGCTTCTTCGGAACGCAGCCACGGATGACGCAGGTGCCGCCGATCCGATATTCCTCGGCCACGAGGACTTTGGCGCCATAGCCGGCCGCGACCCGCGCGGCGCGCACGCCGCCCGAACCCGCGCCGATGACGAAGAGATCGACGTCGAAGTCAGTCATGGCTCAAGGCTCCCGTAAACTTCGATGCCCTGCGCGGCCGCCGAAATCACCGCCTGCGCATAGCCGATGAACAAGCCATGTTCGACCACGCCCGGGATAGCGACAAGCCGCGCTGCGAGCTCCTCCGGCGCCGGGATGGTGCCGAAGGCGCAGTCAAAAATATAATGGCCGCCGTCGGTCACGTAAGGCGCGCCCTTCTCGGTTCGCAAGGTGAGCGGCCCCCTGCACCCGGCTTTGGCAGCCTCACGCTCGATCAAGCGACGCGTGGCTTCGGCGCCGAAGCGGTTGACTTCGACAGGCAGCGGAAACCGGCCGAGCGTCTCGACGGCCTTTGACGCATCGGTGATCACGACCATGCGCCGCGAGGCAGCCGCCACGATCTTTTCCCGCAACAGGGCGCCGCCGCCGCCTTTGATGAGCCGCAACGCCGGATCGAACTCGTCCGTACCGTCGATCGTCAGATCGAGCTGCGGCAGGTCGTCCAACTCCGCCAGCGGAATGGCAAGCGATTGCGCCTGGGCGCGGGTGCGCTCCGACGTCGGAACGCAGATGACATCGAGACCTTGTGCGACGCGCTGCCCGAGCAGATCGACGAAATGCGCCGCCGTGCTGCCTGTGCCGAGGCCCAGACGCATCCCCGGCTTGACCAGTTCCAGCGCTTTGGCGGCCGCCTGGCGTTTCAGATCATCGGCATTGCTCATGCGAGGCAGCTAGGCTCTCGCCGCGCGCCCGTCAACCGCGCGAATTGTCATTTCGCCGGCGGCGTACAAACGACCTTGTCGTTGAGCACGTAGCAGATCGACATCTTGCCGCTGCGTAGATCGACGCGGAAGACGCCGCCCTCATGTTCGTGGCTTGAGGCGACAAGTGAATAGTCACTCGCGGGTTGCGGCCCGGCGCCCTCCCCCGGTTCGTAGCAAAGCGTGACGCCGATCGTGCCTTCCTTCAAGCCGTATTGGCAGGCGCCGATCTCGCCGGTCGCGCGATCAAGATGAAAAACCCGGTTCAGATCCCGCTCCGGCGCAGCAAGGAAGTCGTAATTGGCAGCGGCAGCGCGGCCAGCGCCCAAGCCCGACAGGCCCATTGCAAGGCAGAGGCAGGCAAGACAACGAGATTCCAGCATCAGACGCTCCGGGCGAATCGGCTCCTATTTATACGCGAGAGGGGTGAAAACTGCGACGCGCCGGCGCAGGGCGATTGCGAAACTTGATCCTTCGCCGCGGGACGCCTATGCCCTCGGCATGACAAAGCCCCTCCTCGTCTTCGATCTCGACGGTACGCTCGCCGAAACGGCGCCCGACCTTGTCGCCACTCTCAACCAGGTGCTGGCAGAAATCGGCGTCGCCCCGGTCACTTACGACTCGGCGCGCGCCATGGTCGGCGGCGGCGCCCGTCTCATGATCGAGCGCGCCCTTACCCACGCGGGCGTCTCAATGCCGAGGCAGAAAATCGACCAGATGTTCGATGATTTTCTCGTCCATTACGACGCGCATATCGCCGATTCTTCGACGCTGTTTCCCGGCGTTGGCGCGGCGCTCGACCGGTTCGAGGCGGCCGGCTGGCACTTCGCCGTCTGCACAAACAAGATCACCAAATCGTCCGAACTGCTGCTGGAGGCGCTCGGCGTCGCCGACCGTTTCACCGCAATCTGCGGCAAGGATTCGTTCCCCGTCAGCAAGCCGGACGCACGCGCCCTGCTTTCGACGATCGACAAGGCTGGCGGCACACGCGACCGCACAATCATGGTCGGCGATTCCAAGACCGATATCGAGACGGCGCAGAACGCCAATATTCCGGTCGTGGCCGTCGATTTCGGCTACACCGACCAGCATGTCGCCACCTACAAGCCAAACCGCGTCATCTCGCATTTCGATGCTTTATGGGATGCGGTTGCGGACATCGGCGCGTTTCACCCCGCACGGTGAATGCCGTCTGAGCGCCGCGAGCCTCTGCGGCTTGACTTCGCCGCGCCGGGCTGCGTAAACCCAAGGGCTGAGGGCGCGTAGCTCAGCGGGAGAGCACTCCCTTCACACGGGAGGGGTCACAGGTTCAATCCCTGTCGCGCCCACCATTAGCCCTTTGATTTCCAAAGACATACAGAAATGATTTTGCCGGACTGCGCAGCTCGACGCAGAACGGCTTGCGAACATCCGCGTTCCATGCGTGGAATATGATCGGTATCTGTCCTCTTGATCTCGAAGCCGCTCGGTCATCTCAAAAAGCCAACCGGCTAAGTTGATGCGATCCTTTGATAACGGGATCGATACTTCGTGCGAAAACTTCACGAGGATTCTCCGTACGCCCGCGAATGTCTGTCAAAGCCAGCCACGCACGGCGTCGTCGCGCGCCCGATGGACCGCCAAGGGCGGCGCGACGTCGGTATGCCAATGCCAAATCTCTCAGGCTCAGCGCGCTATCGCGATATGACAGGCGTCCTTTGTTGCGGGGCCTGTCGGATTGTCTCGATATCGAGCTTCAAATGCGCCGCCGCCATTTTATCCGGCATGCGGGCGATCCATTGGTTCAAGGAGATGTCGTGATAGTGAGGGGCGGCGAAAAGCTCGACAAAGACGAGATCTTCCGCGCCGGTGTTTTCAATGCAATGACCTGACATGCTCGGCACGTAACCGACGTCGTTCGCTTTGAGGTCTATGGTCCGGGCCGTGCCGCCCGTCGTGACCACAGTCATCCTGCCCTTGCCACGCAGCCAATATTGCCATTCGCTCTTATTCGGATGCCAATGCATTTCGCGCAACGCACCGGGCTTGATCGTCACGATGGCTGCCGCGATCCCGGTCGATATGGGAAAATTTCGGGAATCTATGATGCGAACTTCGCCGCCGGGCGTAACCTCGGCGGGCGGCATCGAAGATTGTTTGAACGTATATTGATTGACGGTCTCGAGATACTTGCCGAGAAATTTCTTGTCGTCCTCAAGCGGCCTGGGGAGCGCAGCCTCAAATATATAGAGTTGTTCCCGCGACAGTCGATCGTACGCCACCCTCGACCAGCCTGTGTTCTTTTCCACAAGCTCCGGGGACGTATGCGCTAAAAACTCCGATACGAGAAATGTATTATCTTCGGAAAAATCCCCTTGGTCGAAAGCGAGAAGAAACTCGCAGCCATCGTGGTCCAAACCCTGGATCGAATGCGGAAGCCCGGCGGGGAAATACCAAAGGTCACCGGCCCCCAAGTCATCGATGAACATTCTCCCATCGGTTTGGAAGACGCTGACGCGAGCTCTTCCGGTCAGCATGATGGCC
This Methylovirgula sp. DNA region includes the following protein-coding sequences:
- the gor gene encoding glutathione-disulfide reductase, encoding MTDFDVDLFVIGAGSGGVRAARVAAGYGAKVLVAEEYRIGGTCVIRGCVPKKLMVYASRFADDFADAEGFGWTVGETSFDWGKLIAAKDKEISRLSAIYRANLEKTGVAFVQSRAIVEDAHTVRILAENRTVRARYILIATGGAPFLGPEIPGRELAITSNEIFDLKEQPKRILIVGGGYIAVEFASLLERLGSKVTVALRGENILRGFDEDARCFLRDSLTERGVEFKFNDMPVRLEKKDEAIHASLAQGEILEVDQVMLAIGRRPATQGLGLDRAGVRLDAVGAVCVDSFSQSSVPSIYAVGDVTNRVDLTPVAIREGHAFADTVFGGKPRAVDHMHLPTAVFTTPELGTVGMTEEEARLKHTVVDVFKTSFRPLKATLCGSCDRVFMKIIVDGETDRVLGVHIIAGDAGEMIQLLGIIIKMGATKADFDATMAVHPTSAEELVTLHTRTMRYEQPKLDPGEAPALMDEEQMP
- the rpiA gene encoding ribose-5-phosphate isomerase RpiA, giving the protein MSNADDLKRQAAAKALELVKPGMRLGLGTGSTAAHFVDLLGQRVAQGLDVICVPTSERTRAQAQSLAIPLAELDDLPQLDLTIDGTDEFDPALRLIKGGGGALLREKIVAAASRRMVVITDASKAVETLGRFPLPVEVNRFGAEATRRLIEREAAKAGCRGPLTLRTEKGAPYVTDGGHYIFDCAFGTIPAPEELAARLVAIPGVVEHGLFIGYAQAVISAAAQGIEVYGSLEP
- a CDS encoding HAD-IA family hydrolase translates to MTKPLLVFDLDGTLAETAPDLVATLNQVLAEIGVAPVTYDSARAMVGGGARLMIERALTHAGVSMPRQKIDQMFDDFLVHYDAHIADSSTLFPGVGAALDRFEAAGWHFAVCTNKITKSSELLLEALGVADRFTAICGKDSFPVSKPDARALLSTIDKAGGTRDRTIMVGDSKTDIETAQNANIPVVAVDFGYTDQHVATYKPNRVISHFDALWDAVADIGAFHPAR
- a CDS encoding cupin domain-containing protein; this translates as MSHAKADQSDPGPENRTLLRANPSSNDPPFTDHGNPGPLWYSFDLAPKRVQPGGWTHQVTQRELPSSKDIAGVNMRLTSGSFRELHWHTANEWAIMLTGRARVSVFQTDGRMFIDDLGAGDLWYFPAGLPHSIQGLDHDGCEFLLAFDQGDFSEDNTFLVSEFLAHTSPELVEKNTGWSRVAYDRLSREQLYIFEAALPRPLEDDKKFLGKYLETVNQYTFKQSSMPPAEVTPGGEVRIIDSRNFPISTGIAAAIVTIKPGALREMHWHPNKSEWQYWLRGKGRMTVVTTGGTARTIDLKANDVGYVPSMSGHCIENTGAEDLVFVELFAAPHYHDISLNQWIARMPDKMAAAHLKLDIETIRQAPQQRTPVISR